The following are encoded in a window of Choloepus didactylus isolate mChoDid1 chromosome 17, mChoDid1.pri, whole genome shotgun sequence genomic DNA:
- the DPY30 gene encoding protein dpy-30 homolog has product MEPEQMLEGQTQVAENPHSEYGLTDNVERIVENEKINAEKSSKQKVDLQSLPTRAYLDQTVVPILLQGLAVLAKERPPNPIEFLASYLLKNKAQFEERN; this is encoded by the exons ATGGAGCCAGAGCAGATGCTGGAGGGACAGACGCAG GTTGCGGAAAATCCCCACTCTGAGTACGGTCTCACAGACAACGTCGAG AGGATAGTAGAAAATGAGAAGattaatgcagaaaagtcatCAAAGCAGAAGGTGGACCTCCAATCTTTACCAACTCGTGCCTACCTGGATCAGACAGTTGTGCCTATCTTATTACAGGGACTTGCTGTGCTTGCAAAGGAGAG aCCACCAAATCCCATTGAATTTCTAGCatcatatcttttaaaaaacaaggcACAGTTTGAAGAGCGAAACTGA